In the genome of Leeuwenhoekiella sp. MAR_2009_132, one region contains:
- a CDS encoding acyl carrier protein → MSDIASRVKAIIVDKLGVDENEVVAEASFTNDLGADSLDTVELIMEFEKEFDIQIPDDQAENIATVGQAISYIEEAK, encoded by the coding sequence ATGTCAGACATTGCATCAAGAGTAAAAGCCATCATCGTAGATAAATTAGGCGTTGATGAAAACGAGGTTGTTGCAGAAGCTAGCTTCACAAACGACCTAGGAGCAGACTCGTTAGATACAGTTGAGCTTATTATGGAGTTTGAAAAAGAATTTGATATTCAGATTCCAGACGACCAGGCAGAAAATATAGCTACTGTAGGTCAAGCTATTTCCTATATAGAAGAAGCAAAATAA